The sequence TGAGGTCATAGATGGTAAGAATACATGCAAGTTCATGAAAGAAAACATTACACTTTCTCTGTAGAATTATCCATATACTGGGAATACATAAAGCAAAAATCAGTATCTTATACTatctataatgataaaaataataaataattatacccagtaaataataataataataataataataataataataataataataataatcataccacTAATGAtggtaataagataaaaaaaggaatagtaatagaaataacgaACAGTCTCTTCAACACGAAGTTTACATTCGTCTTGCAGGAAACATAATTAACATAAAGATAATGTATCACCTAAACACAAGACATTTACGACCGAAATCTATttagaaaaaatatcatatatatatatatgtatatatatatatatatatatatatatatatatatatatatatactgtatatattatatatgtatattatatatatatatatatatatatatatatatatatatatatatatatatctctcaaatAAATGTATAAGATATACATCTGCATATAATGTATGATTTTAGGACATGTGAATAGGCCTACTAGATATTTGCGTATCTGACAATTTCTTCCCTAGACAAAAGCGTTCTTCGATTGCGTATATATGATACTTTTTAGCGAACCAGAACTGTTTCTTCTCTTGGATAACAGTAAAAAAGCAAATTTAAAAACTCTAGGCTGCACAAGAAAGTTGGTAGTCATTAATAAAGAATTTAAGTAGGCCTAGACATTTAAAAAATTGCAAGTATATTTCTGTTTAAAATGTAAAACCATAAGAAAATGGGTTAAGAGATTTCAATAATTAATCATCATTGTAGTTTCACAAATAAATCAAAAGGTATGAATGTTGTGAGCTATACCCAACCTATGTAACATTGCAATAAATCtcttatttctagttttattttatgCAGCACTTTAACTAGGCGTTGGAAGCCGCCTTTTTTTCTTGAAGGCAACAGGCTCCTCCTTTGAGAACAAAGTATATTCCATCTgtactttcgattttttttttatatcatcagaAGCCATTTTGGTAAGACGAAGGCTTGTTAGtgttgtacatataaatattacacaaaaataaaaaaaaaggacaattttgcaCTTCATTTACAGCACAATCGAATTCTCTGCATCTTCTTTAGTAATCCTCGTCCATGAAGATGGAATGCTGGGCCTTCCTGCGTTAAATCTATTGGCTAACTCGGCTTCATATTTTACAAGAAACCATTTCCAATAGGGTGTTGCATCAACAGATGCATCGCCGTGAATATCCCAGTCAGGATATAAATCCCTGTAGCTTGCATATCGACAAGGCAAAACCTTTGTATCTTTACTAGAAAATGCATAAAACCAACTATCGACAAAAGCTGTACAGTTTTTTGTGACTAGTCGGTTAGTAACCAAACGTTTGTACCCTCCGCATGCCTGTGGATAGTGTTCCACCGCAATATGATGTACTCCCCCTTTTTCATGTCCAGGTGTATTCCGAGAACACGGAGCAGAGCAGAAAGGACACCTTTCAGTACACCCCTTGACCTCAATACCAATTAATTTGTACACATTGTCTTCATGAGCATTCTTATGGTCATCTGCAGTATGTGTAgaaaagatttcttttattttattttgatgttccaACACTTTATTGCTGAAGTGTTCAGAGAAGGTTTCCAGTGAGACAATTTCATATCCCTCCGACAGGCTCAGTAAATCATCCTCAGGCAACGCCAGCTTATCCTTTACTCTTGAATGGAAGTCTTTAATCCATAATAGAAGAGAATTTTCATTATTGCCAGGAATTTGACTTACGATTTCTTTACATACTTCTGAGACGAGACTTTCTACCTTTTGGCTTGCAATCTGTGTGTACCTGTTTGGTGCATTGGTCTGTTCAGCAAATAAATATTCGTCGATATAATAGCAAAGCCATTTCTCTGTAGAAGCACAATAGTCATTGAGATATAAATAAAACTCTTCAAACTCATCTACTTCTAGAAGTTGGTGTAATACAGATTTGAGGAAGACTGGTTTAAGTTGCAattgacttacattactcttaacgTCTTTTGCTAGTGCTCGAGCCATGTCCATGTTAACAGCATTTTCAATTCCTTTTCCAACACGTTCTGACAAAACATTGGCGAGTGCTTGTTCATTTGTGAACTTGAAATAGAAATTCTTAAACCTTTCAAAACATGGGCCATAATTGTCTCTCTCATACAAGAACCTCTGGTCTCTATCTTGTTCAAACCTTTTCTGTTTTTCACAAAATTTTGGAAGAGAAAATTGGCATAGATAAATAGCCAGTTGGATTCTGAAGGTTTTTGTGAAATTCACGTCATTACATTTTCTCTCCATAGCAGTGATCTTGTGGATAATTTCCTCAATATAAAGTTCCTGGAAACCATAAACCATGTCAGTGTATGATTCAACCTCATCAAACAAGTTATCTAAAAGTTTCTGAACTTGTTCCTTAACATTGGATGGCTTACCTTCCGTCATTTGAGTATGCTTTTcaacatcaaaaataaaatttttagatcTAGTTTGTTGCATAAGCTCTGGTTTGAATTTTCGCATTACATCTTTAGCTTTTGGAAACCTTTTGAGAAGAGCTTGTTCAAAAACAGGGAGAATGCCATATGCCACCTCTTCCTGATCGTTTCCCTGACCAGGCTCAAATGTAGAAATTCTAGAGTATGGATAAGAAGCATACTGAAAGGAAAAGATTGCTAAACATGTGTGCAACTCATATACATAATTAAATCTTAAGACTTCATTTAATTTCTGGAGTGTCTCATAAATGCATCCTAATACTTCTTGGGCACATTGTTCGTGGTTCATTTGTTCATGCATTTCACTCATTATTCTTTTAACATTTTCTATCATattatttataaactttaaaacaatatCTTTGTGATTATAATGGAAATGTGTAACGCGTGAGACAGAAAAAGAAATTGTGTCGGCAGAATACCTTTCGACAGCGTTTACACAGTTGTCACGAGCAGTTTCCTGACATCTCTCTTCCTGTAAACTTTTGAGTAGAGCAAAGTCATGTTTAAAGTGTCTTTCAAGAGTATCTGATATTTTCTCAACGACACTTAGGTCTTCCGTTTCTTTTTGGGGCACATCCTTCATCCATTCATTCCATTTCTCCCTGAACTTTAATTCTAGCTCTTCTTCACTCAGCTTTTTCTGACCCTCTTGTCTTAATTCTTCTGCTAACTTCTGTGCATCTTTCATTGTTGTATTTATATAAGATTTCATAACTTTCTTTTGTTCAACTTGGATTTTTCTCTTTTCTATCTCACACCTTACATTACCAATTACACTATTTATAATGTCACTATAACTTGTTTTTAATCTTAGACTTGAATTTGCTCGCCATTGTTCCAAAATAGATCTGTCCTCATTAGTTGTGAAAAAGTCATCAAGTTTCTTCTCAGCCTCCTGAAATGCATTGTCAATATGCTTTCTGCATTCCGATTCTAAATCATGACAAAGTTTAGCTAGTTTGTCATCGCTATTCCCAATTAAGTTTCTTTTAATATTAAACCATTCCATACCTGTTGACTTCATTAACCACAGAATATCAGATAATTCCCTCTCTAAAAAATTATAGGCATCCATTTCAAGACTGTTTTTAAAgctaaaaacaaaattttgatcTAGAATGCCATGACAAAGATCTTTAAGTCTAGCAGAAAATTTATCAGCCGTGAGGTATAAAGACCGTTTCTGCATTATATCGGTCATCAATCTTTGCTTTACACTATCTATATTCTCACTATAGCCAGGATTTACTGGGGCCATCGGTGGGTCTCCCTTCCATAAATCTGGTATGTACCAAATATCTTTGTTAATGTCAAAGTCAATAAGTTGCTTGAATTTGGTATATTGTGGATTATCCTCTTGCTTTCCTGCAGCTTTTGTTACCTTATCAAGTGTTTCTATTAACTTCTGTTGGCCAATTCTTAATTTCTGGGAGGCATCCTGAGCAGAAACATTCTGATGAATGAAAAGACA is a genomic window of Palaemon carinicauda isolate YSFRI2023 chromosome 39, ASM3689809v2, whole genome shotgun sequence containing:
- the LOC137631097 gene encoding interferon-induced very large GTPase 1-like yields the protein MEKVLENNGALEVCKENADNSESSMKVNDEDTSYEKFENISLTKDNQTLKREEELFSKLGLTKYMERNDKISLQEVMSKSLKKRNSMNDIPWYVFLKMLMIDYRGRDEIISAEIESSFSTHQNIQKPEKDFIDDFEEMFSGKVDDDSPDTLFSLPHPMDVLVAVILCSSDFLRQILCEKLFMCKLSIPLVIPPVLREESVFLLWSLRSTVAKFTLPGGSLCETSVVDPHIPIVSCLRLGEISRSKSKFLNEILNDQSHPTFFHRDCSNGINTRILSEGTIEIAWYFPSQKTENIDLRTNLALLNLRGDGKSAKTAKSVEFLCKISSIVLVMIDVSDIGNSDNIDSIRTKLSQDTKLILLLTKQPRTKLDETITERIKKFVESLKCKGFQQENIIFDFNIRSEKNIKHLKNKTNNVINKNLAERTKEISLEDCIEVANSLEIRVDENTPECSRSKKLALSVVKEICKSGMNNLKAKNLPLQCRPWQEWAKLNTEKHRREKRGIQNMDSYLDKISNDMRKLRQEQLLLLEKPNILCGRLLNNLSEPVSEENLYFLQWMKLLLDKISRQTLPDLQKKCSKKWNEIRQCEDVTKQSDLRVELDTSERELAESYFGLEHFMREIAQAYESVHYTGKEASDETLKLIQCLPSMMAELMLLGYPLEIMDGDAAHIPMKWVQAVLAQVSKRIGNKKIFVVSVLGIQSSGKSTLLNAMFGLQFAVAAGRCTRGVFAQLLPVSSEYSGTSYDYILVVDTEGLRAAELGKEKIHHDNEIATLVIGLGDITMVNVKGENVSEMEDVLEIVVHALMKMSLVNKNLKLQPSCLFIHQNVSAQDASQKLRIGQQKLIETLDKVTKAAGKQEDNPQYTKFKQLIDFDINKDIWYIPDLWKGDPPMAPVNPGYSENIDSVKQRLMTDIMQKRSLYLTADKFSARLKDLCHGILDQNFVFSFKNSLEMDAYNFLERELSDILWLMKSTGMEWFNIKRNLIGNSDDKLAKLCHDLESECRKHIDNAFQEAEKKLDDFFTTNEDRSILEQWRANSSLRLKTSYSDIINSVIGNVRCEIEKRKIQVEQKKVMKSYINTTMKDAQKLAEELRQEGQKKLSEEELELKFREKWNEWMKDVPQKETEDLSVVEKISDTLERHFKHDFALLKSLQEERCQETARDNCVNAVERYSADTISFSVSRVTHFHYNHKDIVLKFINNMIENVKRIMSEMHEQMNHEQCAQEVLGCIYETLQKLNEVLRFNYVYELHTCLAIFSFQYASYPYSRISTFEPGQGNDQEEVAYGILPVFEQALLKRFPKAKDVMRKFKPELMQQTRSKNFIFDVEKHTQMTEGKPSNVKEQVQKLLDNLFDEVESYTDMVYGFQELYIEEIIHKITAMERKCNDVNFTKTFRIQLAIYLCQFSLPKFCEKQKRFEQDRDQRFLYERDNYGPCFERFKNFYFKFTNEQALANVLSERVGKGIENAVNMDMARALAKDVKSNVSQLQLKPVFLKSVLHQLLEVDEFEEFYLYLNDYCASTEKWLCYYIDEYLFAEQTNAPNRYTQIASQKVESLVSEVCKEIVSQIPGNNENSLLLWIKDFHSRVKDKLALPEDDLLSLSEGYEIVSLETFSEHFSNKVLEHQNKIKEIFSTHTADDHKNAHEDNVYKLIGIEVKGCTERCPFCSAPCSRNTPGHEKGGVHHIAVEHYPQACGGYKRLVTNRLVTKNCTAFVDSWFYAFSSKDTKVLPCRYASYRDLYPDWDIHGDASVDATPYWKWFLVKYEAELANRFNAGRPSIPSSWTRITKEDAENSIVL